The Methanofollis sp. UBA420 genome contains a region encoding:
- a CDS encoding DUF7123 family protein — protein MDRKKSIREQYNDSQCRIVHYLKSGIQRGKHYFKSKYIAHDLGLSAKEVGTNLAILSEICDELEITRWSYSNSTTWMVSPRAA, from the coding sequence ATGGATAGAAAAAAGAGTATCCGGGAACAGTACAACGACAGTCAATGCCGGATTGTTCATTACCTCAAATCAGGCATACAGCGAGGCAAACACTATTTCAAGTCAAAGTACATCGCTCATGACCTCGGGCTCTCTGCAAAGGAAGTCGGGACAAATCTTGCCATCCTTTCAGAGATCTGCGATGAACTTGAAATTACCCGCTGGAGTTACTCCAATTCCACGACCTGGATGGTCAGTCCGCGCGCAGCATAA